In Methylosinus sp. PW1, a single window of DNA contains:
- a CDS encoding replication initiation protein yields the protein MTESPAQLPLDLKSGPKPTGDIWKPSAARPATVPVPLPVVMVRVEGPFTALDRKLWLLLLHNAWDELDSDKPYHEISVAELVRLFRKFGRTDLGTRGKISLGKAEEETDAAALWQSMRRLVKTTVEWEDEDYEGISALVSEALFSKRYRETGKIYYAFGRGLSKQILAPRAFARLRCHVVLALRSKYAVTLYEILEAYVNRRENGFTISLDEFRSWLKVSDDASSYEDWKYLKRRVIEPAVNEINERAEEAGFFVAYEGLREGKSFAKIKFTLTKTAARDERDEVLQGKARRARAFDAKKSADARGDYLPNDLVLEQVRDIAPGWDRQALVARFNEWGRDKPPPRNPHSAFIGWVKRFTKGKAAA from the coding sequence ATGACCGAATCGCCCGCGCAATTGCCGCTCGATCTGAAGAGCGGGCCTAAGCCGACAGGTGACATCTGGAAGCCGTCAGCGGCGCGTCCGGCGACTGTCCCTGTGCCCTTGCCGGTCGTGATGGTGCGCGTCGAAGGGCCGTTCACGGCGCTTGATCGCAAGCTGTGGCTGCTGCTGCTGCACAATGCTTGGGACGAACTGGATTCTGATAAGCCCTATCATGAAATCTCGGTCGCGGAGCTGGTGCGCTTGTTCCGCAAATTCGGCCGCACCGACCTTGGGACGCGCGGCAAAATCAGTCTCGGGAAAGCCGAAGAAGAAACCGACGCCGCCGCCCTTTGGCAGAGCATGCGGCGGCTCGTCAAAACGACGGTCGAATGGGAAGACGAAGATTACGAGGGGATTAGCGCGCTTGTGAGCGAAGCTCTGTTCAGCAAGCGCTACCGCGAAACAGGCAAAATCTACTACGCCTTCGGCAGGGGACTCTCAAAACAGATTCTCGCGCCGCGCGCCTTTGCGCGGCTGCGCTGCCATGTCGTCCTGGCCTTGCGCAGCAAATATGCCGTGACGCTCTATGAAATTCTCGAAGCCTACGTGAACCGGCGTGAAAACGGTTTCACGATCTCGCTCGATGAATTCCGGTCATGGCTCAAAGTGTCAGACGACGCGTCTTCCTATGAGGATTGGAAATATCTTAAGCGGCGTGTCATTGAACCCGCCGTAAATGAAATCAATGAGCGCGCCGAAGAGGCCGGGTTTTTCGTCGCCTACGAAGGCCTGCGCGAAGGAAAGTCCTTCGCAAAGATAAAATTCACGCTGACGAAAACAGCGGCGCGCGACGAACGCGATGAAGTGCTGCAAGGTAAGGCGCGGCGCGCGCGCGCGTTCGACGCGAAGAAGAGCGCCGACGCACGAGGCGATTATCTCCCCAACGATTTGGTTCTCGAACAGGTGCGCGACATCGCGCCCGGATGGGATAGGCAAGCCCTGGTCGCGCGGTTCAACGAATGGGGCAGGGACAAGCCGCCGCCACGAAACCCGCACAGCGCCTTCATCGGCTGGGTGAAGCGTTTCACCAAGGGGAAGGCCGCGGCCTGA
- a CDS encoding very short patch repair endonuclease, translated as MADTLTPAERSERMARVKGRGTAPEMLVRRIVHKLGYRYRLHRRDLPGCPDLAFGNRRKIIFVHGCFWHRHDDSTCKLARLPKSRLDFWLPKLEANRARDAKNQERIRAMGWDFLVIWECQLGDKELLKQRIRSFLGP; from the coding sequence ATGGCTGATACTCTCACGCCAGCCGAACGCAGCGAACGCATGGCGCGCGTAAAGGGGCGCGGCACTGCGCCCGAAATGCTTGTCCGCCGAATCGTGCACAAGCTGGGGTACCGCTACCGACTGCACCGCCGCGACCTCCCCGGCTGCCCGGATTTAGCCTTTGGAAACCGACGAAAAATCATTTTCGTGCACGGTTGTTTCTGGCATCGTCATGATGATTCGACCTGCAAGCTCGCGCGGCTTCCAAAGTCACGGCTCGATTTCTGGCTTCCCAAGCTCGAAGCGAACCGCGCACGCGACGCGAAAAATCAGGAACGGATCAGGGCAATGGGCTGGGATTTCCTCGTAATTTGGGAATGCCAGCTCGGAGACAAGGAACTGCTGAAACAGAGGATACGATCATTTCTAGGGCCATGA
- a CDS encoding ParA family protein: MTRIKNRRKFAFVHSCRKAHLQMLTLAITINKGGVGKTTLTKHIAAAATDAGLNVMILDMDTQQNATNWAKRRKNKHGRDLPVVKFITENDLTDEQRKAEQAGCDLLLIDTPPGRSSEAPAAVEAADFVLMPFWLESDAHDGVAKSAGLARRMGKPAIAILNFATPNSRSHEEAARSVMDALGVAMAPVVLHRYELYRLANPE; this comes from the coding sequence TTGACGCGAATCAAAAACCGGCGCAAGTTTGCATTTGTGCACAGTTGCAGAAAGGCACATTTGCAGATGCTCACTCTTGCAATCACCATCAACAAGGGCGGCGTCGGAAAAACGACCCTCACCAAACACATCGCCGCCGCCGCAACCGATGCGGGCCTTAACGTCATGATTCTTGACATGGACACCCAACAGAACGCGACGAATTGGGCCAAGCGGCGAAAAAACAAGCACGGCCGGGATTTGCCCGTCGTCAAGTTCATCACCGAAAACGACCTGACCGACGAGCAGAGAAAAGCCGAGCAGGCGGGTTGCGACCTTCTTTTGATCGACACCCCACCAGGTCGGAGCAGTGAAGCCCCGGCAGCCGTCGAAGCCGCCGATTTCGTTCTCATGCCCTTCTGGCTCGAAAGCGACGCGCACGACGGCGTGGCGAAGAGCGCGGGACTTGCGCGCCGCATGGGGAAACCCGCCATAGCAATTTTGAATTTTGCGACCCCGAATAGCCGCAGCCACGAAGAGGCTGCCCGCAGCGTTATGGACGCGCTTGGTGTGGCCATGGCCCCCGTTGTGCTGCATCGCTATGAGCTTTACCGGCTGGCGAACCCCGAAG
- a CDS encoding DNA cytosine methyltransferase produces MKSIELFAGAGGLGIGLHHAGFRPVNVIEWDRYCCDTIRENKARGVDAVKHWKLTAGDVREVDFGKYEGKLQLVSGGPPCQPFSLGGKHGAHKDRRDMFPEAIRAVRDSKPKAFIFENVKGLTRESFRNYFEYIRLQLEHPEIQRRKSEAWANHLARLEQHHTSGSRSGLNYRVVTQLVNAADYGVPQRRERVFFVGFREDVNVSWSFPLATHSQDALLWDQVHGDYWERHEVPKKLRHVPAARAKHTDAPNALAWQTVRDALRGIPDPETDPAAAAAFLNHRFQPGARAYPGHTGSPLDEPAKTLKAGVHGVPGGENMLRRPDGSIRYFSVRESARLQTFPDDFLFHGSWTETMRQLGNAVPVRLARVVGEDVARHLERAS; encoded by the coding sequence ATGAAATCCATTGAGCTTTTCGCGGGGGCGGGCGGTCTCGGTATCGGCCTGCACCACGCCGGATTCAGGCCCGTCAACGTGATTGAATGGGATCGCTACTGCTGCGACACAATCCGCGAGAACAAGGCCCGCGGCGTTGACGCCGTGAAGCACTGGAAGCTGACGGCGGGCGACGTGCGAGAGGTCGATTTCGGCAAGTACGAGGGCAAGCTGCAACTCGTCTCCGGCGGCCCTCCATGCCAGCCTTTTTCCCTCGGCGGCAAGCATGGGGCGCACAAGGATCGGCGCGACATGTTCCCGGAGGCCATTCGTGCCGTGCGCGACTCGAAGCCGAAAGCGTTCATCTTCGAGAACGTGAAGGGGCTGACGCGGGAGAGTTTCCGCAATTATTTCGAGTATATCCGCCTTCAACTGGAACACCCGGAAATTCAACGGCGCAAAAGCGAGGCGTGGGCTAATCATCTCGCCCGGCTCGAGCAGCATCACACCAGCGGAAGCCGGTCGGGCCTCAATTATCGCGTCGTGACGCAACTGGTGAATGCCGCGGACTACGGCGTTCCCCAGCGCCGCGAGCGCGTTTTCTTCGTCGGATTCCGCGAAGACGTTAACGTGTCGTGGAGCTTTCCTTTGGCCACGCATTCACAAGATGCCCTGCTTTGGGATCAGGTTCACGGCGATTATTGGGAGCGGCACGAAGTGCCGAAAAAACTCCGCCACGTTCCCGCGGCGCGCGCCAAGCATACAGACGCGCCGAATGCTCTTGCGTGGCAGACGGTGCGCGACGCACTCCGCGGCATTCCCGACCCGGAAACAGACCCCGCCGCGGCGGCGGCGTTCCTGAACCATCGTTTTCAACCGGGCGCGCGCGCCTATCCGGGCCATACGGGCAGCCCGCTCGATGAGCCTGCGAAAACTCTCAAGGCAGGCGTCCACGGCGTACCTGGCGGCGAAAACATGTTGCGGCGACCGGATGGCAGCATTCGCTATTTCAGCGTGCGCGAAAGCGCTCGGCTTCAAACCTTCCCCGATGATTTTCTTTTTCATGGTTCTTGGACGGAAACGATGCGCCAGCTTGGCAACGCGGTTCCCGTGCGGCTGGCGCGTGTCGTCGGAGAAGATGTCGCGCGTCATTTGGAGCGCGCGTCGTGA